The following nucleotide sequence is from Nycticebus coucang isolate mNycCou1 chromosome 8, mNycCou1.pri, whole genome shotgun sequence.
ACCAGATGATCTAGTGTATATGTAACTTGTATTATCTGGTATTTGCACAAGACCACCCTTCTCCAAACCAGATTCATGTCTTGAGTCTTGTACAAGTGACTTTTAAGGTGAACAACAAAATACATTACCTATAAACCTGTTACCTACTTTTCCCAAAGTTAACTTCTGTTAACTGTCAGAAGTTCTCAGTTTCTTGGTTATTATGCAACTTTTtatgttgaaaatataaataattcttaagTTGAAAGTTAACCCTCTTGAAATAAGTAATCTTTTTACAAAGTAAAACGTATTATAATGCTTtacttaaattaaaaacagaagccACCACAGAATTACAGAACATAGAGATATGTGGTATTTTAAGTCTTAcaactttcatttttctaaaaggaTCTTACTGCAGAGGTCACACTATATTAGCTTATATATCCTTCTAGAAACGCTTATTTCATAGTACAGTGCTGAATGTTCTGGAATGTGGATCCGTTTCACATAGATTTCCATTaaactaaaaaccaaaacaagcacaAAGTGAAAACTCATCACATCTAGTTTCATGAGCAGATACTTAGTAATGGCTGAAGCCCTGTTTATGTGGTAAAGCCCACTTATTTGTCATgattgggttatttatttatttgagacagagcctcaagctgtcaccctgggtagagtgctgtggcgtcttagctcacagcaacctccaactcctgggcttaagcgattctcttgcctcagcctcccaagtagctgggactacaggcgcccgccacaatgcccagctactttttggttgcagccatcattgtcgtttggcgggccccaggctggattcggacccgccagctcaggtgtatgtggctggcgccttaactgcttaagccacaggcgcggagcctcaTGACTGCAGAAGAAAGCAGCAGATAAAGTAATCTTTTCACCGTGTGTGTAAGTGTTAGTAACAGAAGACGGCATGGCTTAGGTCAAAACTTTGACCCCACCGATGGCCAAAGTGGAAATTAGTAAAATTTTGttgtaccttaaaaaaaaaaaaaaaaactttgaccCCAAACCAACTTCCCTTAAATCAACATTTACTAGTTATAAGAGCAATATGCTATTAGGTCACAAACTATTAGCAACAGAAATACATattatgcttttgaaaataaaattgtgtcaAAATAGCCAGCCCAGAAAGATAAGTAAAAATCATTAAtctatacttttattttgttaaaaagttaaaaaaataaaaacatacaatctTCAAATTGGAGGCACACATCCCAACAGTACTAGCAAGTtacaattattttgttattttgttatacTGCACTCTTGAAGCTTCTCCTATTATGCagcatctctccacatccaaagACTTCTTTCTATGTTccattcttccctctcttctctctccctctcatacCCCAGTCTCACCCTATCTCCAGTCTGGATAAATGAGACGGTGGAAACAGATGCCTGGCAGCAGGCTGCAGGAAGCAGCACTCAGCAGTCCAGCGTCCTCCCTGGGCCCGAGGTCCCAGGCTGAGCTCACTGCCTGGCTCCCGTCTTTGGACAAtgccttctcttcctcttgtCTGGAGCTCAACAGGCTTCACCAGCGCCTGGGCACCAGGTGGTAATAGCTCCTGTGTTACTTAGATTTTGCTTCAGGATGCTTACAGGTTACGGTCAGCTGATCCTACTGATCATAATGAACTCCAAAAAGCTTTCACTTGGTTCTTCagggaaaggaaaattgggggtgggggcttATGATTAAGTCAGTAGTAACTACAATCATGGCCTTGTTCATCTGTACAACACAAGCTAACAACTAAATTATACCTACGTCATTTCTCTTTGGTTTTAGGAAGCAAACAAGATTTTCGGCTCTCGTTCTGTTTCAGCCAAATAATTTTTTCCCCCCATAAGCTCACCTAGAGCATGTCAGGTAATAAAACCCAATCAGCCCaaccttaactcttttttttttgcagtctttttttgcagcgggccaggcttgaatccgctggcgccctactccttgagccacaggcgcagtcCCCAACCTTAGGTCTTTACCCTCTAGAAATCTATGGATCCCATTCTTTATTTGTaatccaacagaaaaaaaaaagcctccctattttttctttcctctatttggGATTCTAAAAGCACACACAAATCATCACATCACAAGTGCATGTACCTCAGACAACTTTATATCCTAACTGCTAGACTACACCAGAGGAAAAATGGTACGACTGTGAGAGTTCTCACAAGTCACAGGCCACCCCTGGTGGCTGCCTGAGCCTGCTCGCTGATGACACTCAGCAGTCAACTTAATATTCAACAGCAACACTTGACATCACCCAGGAGTTCACTAGACCCTGAGAGAGGGGCAGGAGAGTTTACAACTGAAGAGTCAGCTCGTATTCTCAAATGGCCTGACTACAAAAGCAGCTTATAATTTCAAACCAACGTCATGTCTTCAACATGAAGTTGaaattcatttaatttccatgaaaCTTAACCATttagatcaataaattaaaatacatatatcctGTAAGTCTTTTATACCAAGAAGCTTGTTTCTGGTCTTCAGCGGTGACTTTGGTCCCGTCTCACCACACGAAAGCAGCCCGCTCTCGTAACATGCGGACGCCAAAGCGCTGCCACTCTCGCTGGTAGATCCACAGCTCCTGTGTTGTATCCAAACAAGCCAACACTGCCCCTCCTTTCCATGCAATCAGCCTGGGATCCATGTCCTGGGGAGGTGATGAAGGTATTTTAGCTTATGCAGACGACACATACTTAAATCACATACCTGAATTTAAAGACTAGAAAAACCCCTGCTCAGAAAATACCTAGTTAACCAAGTTTTCCACCTGCATTAAAGACAGCAAGACTCATGAACAACGGAGGACGTCATTCTGTTTCAACTGacaagaaaacttttaaattttcattattgaAGATGCTGCTATTCACTACTATTCCACAAATGGTTAAGGTCCTGTAGGCAGGACCTATATAAagaaataacttattttaaaatctgagtaGAAGCTTGAGGACAGTCCctcaagattaaaaaaacatttccagGAACTGTCAGTGAGATTTTATGAAATATGGACACAATCTATTCCTAAATTCCTGGACTTATCTTTCTTTACAAGATAGTTTAAGCCATAAGAGCCTTAAAAATCATCTGATCTAGGGATCCTTGGtataaaagaaagatgaaagtggagctgctggctcagcgcccatggctcagtgattagggtgctggccacatacactggggctggcaggttcgaacctggcctgggcctgctaaacaatgacaattacaacaacaacaacaacaaaatagccaggcgttgtggcgggcacctgtagtcccagctacttgggaggccgaggcaaaagaatcgcttaagtccaagagtttgaggtttctgtgagctgtgacgccatggcactctaccaagggtgacataataagactgtcttaaaaaaaaaaaagaaatagaaaatggagCTGTTCTGGCTGGCAGGCAGACTGTGAGAGAGCAGTAGCTGTTCCCTCTGGCCCTCCCCACACTAAAGCAGAGAGCACTGCAGGGAAGAGAAGCAGCAATTGGGTCCCTTGGGCCACAGCTCCTTCCACCACACCTGTGACCTGCTGGAAATAATTCTTCTACTTGCTGCAAGCCCTCAAGAACTTCCCAGATGCAAGCCCACGCCTCCCTGGATTTGACCTGTCTGTATACAACATCACACTGAGAAACAATTAATGCTGCTCCATTTGCATACGGTCCAACTTATACCATGAAACAACATACCTTAGGCCTTGTGATCACATCCACGTTTTCAATAATACGCCTGAAAGAAGGTGGCATTTTATTGAGAATTCTGTGCTGCAGAAATTCTTGAGCTTTATGAAACATCAAACCACCGCCCACCACTAGGATGGAGCTGTACATCTTCTTTTTGGTATCATCAGATGCtgaaaaagacagcaatattctttccatatttttttcccaCACCCAACAACCCTAGGTCAAGCCACCGTCATCTCTTGGTTGGTCAACTGCAATAGCCTTCTCAAACATCTCCCTCCCATCCACCATCAACCCTGCAGCCAGAGGAACCTTGTAAAACCTAAATGTGAGCACACTGCCACCCCACGCCACACCCTGCTCTGGCAGGATTAAgaccaaaatcttttttttgttttttagagacagagtctcattttgtcgccctcagtaaggtaccgtggcatcacagctcacagtaactttcagctcttggtcttaggcgattctcctgcctcagcctcccaagtagctgggactacaggtgcccgccacaatgcccagctatttttttgttgtaattttggccagggccgggttcaaaccggccacccttggtatatgggaccagcgccctactcctttctttttttttaagaccaaaaTCTTTAAGGGGGCTGCCTGGAATGCCACCCTACCTGTGACCACTTCCTTCCTTCACACATAggcctccttctcttcctccaacCTCCCCTAGGAAGTAAAGATCCCTAACTAACTCCCTTAATCAGAAGCTCTCACAGTCAGTACCTTTTAGCTCAACTTTATTGTATCTGCCTTAGCTGTAATTTCACATTTGTGTAACAATGCGCCTTATTTTGGTCTCCACTAGGAGGCCAGGAGCCAGTTCTATTTCATTACAATATTCCCAGCACCTGCCAGTGTAGGCCACAGAGTAGCTGTTTGATACTTTTTCAACATGCTACACCAGGGGTGACCAAACTGTGGCCAGAGGGCTGCATGCTGACGTTGTGAGGATGTTTTTCGCTTACCTGTGTTGATAGAAAGTATGCACGGACCTTTttctttgctaatcagctttccttagtgttttgtgtatttaacatgtagcctaagacaactcttataCTAATATGCAACATTGAAAAAAAAGGTTGGCCACCCCTGCGCTACACTGCATAACTACCCCTTAGGCTAAACCAATTCATGTAAGTGCTACTATCCTACTTAATTACCATCTCCCAATCTCCCCGGATGTGCTTACAACAGCAGTCTATGCTGTGAAGGATGGCTTTATCCAGGCCCAGGGCTTTTCCTTCAAACAGTGAGATGGCAGTCTTCCTGGACATCAGTGCAGTGAGGGCCTCCTCAGAGTCATTGCCAGCCATCAGGCAGTCTCCCTGGGAAGACCCCAAATCCACCTCCTGCGAATGGAGTCTTTCTGGAAGATCAGAGGACTGGCCACGAAGATCGCCTTCAAATCCAATAGGTTTGGATGCAGACTTCCGATCAGCAGTAGCTTTTGCAGACTTTAAATAAATCGAAAGAATAATCAGTAGACGGTATGACTATAATAGAACACTGCTGACACTGTCAGGCTAGACCCTACTCCTCCCTACCCCACTATTATAATGCTACTATAAGACAAAAGGCACCACGGCATATAAATAACTCTCCAGCACCCATTCCAACACCACCTGGGAACGAGAGGCGGTGTACAGACGGCGAGGATGCTCTGACAATTCAAAAGCAGTCTGGCTAGCGGAGGTCTCCCCGAACCTTATTTTAACTGGTTggattttaaaactgaaatgtcAATACAGATGAACTTTCTTTCCCTTAAACGGAGTTCTTAAGTGGAGCATTTCAGTGAGCTTCACAGGCCAGTGGCTAATATGGAACCCTTATTTTCAGATCCTATCTATCTACTTTATGCTTGTCTCTAGGGCAAGAACAAGGACTAGAAAAGTGTATTCTTCATCACAAGTTGCTGATGTTTCGTTAGCAGATAAAAACTTGTTTATGCCCCTGCACTGGACATCCTATGACTGGGATCACCTTTCTTTGCCTCTGCCACACACATCTTTCACATAATTAAAATATAGGGgaagatgcaaggatggttcaacatatgtgaatctataaatgtaattcacctgATAGACAcaaaaacaatgaccatatgatactctccatagatgtggaaaaagcatttgacaaaattcagcacccttttatgataagaacgcttaacaaaataggcagaggtggaacatacctcaaaattataaaagccatatatgacaaacccacagccaacatcatactgaatagacaaaaactgaaagctttcctgcttacaactggaactagacaaggtcgcccactgtcaccacttttgttcaacatagtgctgaaagtcttagccagaactatcaggcaagagaaggaaatcaagggtaacaaaatggggaaagaagtcaaattattccTTTCCTGACAATGCAATCTTCTGTATCGAAAACTCAAAGATTTTTGAAGTGATATCTAttactcctggaagtgataaataaaatcagcaaaatctcaaggttacaaaatcaatgtacacaagtcagtagCACTCTTTTTAGCAGGCgatggctgggttcgaacacgccagctctaagcattgagctatgggtgcctcccccccccccccagtagcACTCCCATACACcaaacaacagtcaagctgagaatcaaatcaaagactcaatacctttcacaagagcaaacaagaaaataaaatacctaggaatatatttaaccaaggaattGAAAGGTCTCTATctgagaactataaaacacttgaagaaggaaatcacagaggatacaaaagaatagaaaatacatCACGTTCACGTATccgcagaatcaacattgttacaatgtctgtGCTACCCAAACTGATTTACAGACtgaatgcaatctccattaaaataccagcatcattatttttcagaacttgaaaCAATAGTTCTATACCTTGTAAGGAATCATTTTTGGCATGTTCATGGAtcggagaatcaacattgttaaaacgtctatgctacccaaagtgatttacacggggtgtccaacctatggccTGAGGGCTGCATGCTGACTTTGTGAGGATGTTTTTCGCTTACCTGTGTTGATAGAAAGTATGCAAGGacctttttttttgctaatcagctttccttagtgtttgtgtatttaacatgtggcccaagacaactcttattctaaTATGCAACAttgaaaaaaaggttggatacctcTGCGCTACACTGCATAACTATCCCTTATGCTAAACCAATTCACTTAAGTGCTATTCTACTTAATCACCATCTCCCAATCTCCCCAGATGTGCTTACAACAGCAGTCTATGCTGTGAAGGATGGCTTTATCCAGGCCCAGGGCTTCAATGcagtccccattaaaatgccaacatcattttttgcagatctagaagaaataattttacacTTCACacagaaccagaaaagaccccaaatagccaaagcaactttaaacaaaaagaacaaatcactgtaccagacttcaagctgtaCTATAAGTCTGGTAGTGgcacagaacagagaatccagacaTAAAACTATCCTCATATTGCCGTATCATCTTTGGCAAAGCAGACAGAAATATACACAAGAAAAaggatccctattcaataaatggcgctGGGAAAAtttgttagccacatgtagaagactgaaacaggatccacacttctcatcactcacaaaaattaattcacgatGGAAAATAGGCACGAGACTATAAAGAATAGTAGaaggaggctcagcgcctgtagcttaagcagctaaggcgccagccacatacaccagagctggcgagttcaaatccagcctgggcctgccaaacaataataacaactgcaaccaaaaaatagtcaggcattatggtggacacctgtagtcccagctactcgggaggctgagaccagagaatcgcttgagcccaggagttggaggttactcttagctgtgatgccatggcactctaccaagggcgatagcttgaggctctgtctcaaaaacaaaaggaaaaaaaaatactataaggAAGTTGGAAAAGCTCTCAATAGGTATTGGCTTAGGCAAAacaaatttatgaagaagattcacatcttttatgtttacctggatggagctggaacttattcttcttagtaaagtatctcaagaatggaaaaaatgtatccaatgtactcaatactactatgaaatcaatatataaccacctacacactcataccaatggcaaaacataactatagtctagaaagtagaagggaagaggagagaggggggaggggaggggaggagagatatggaaggaaggaggggatttGGGGgggcctcacctaatgtgcatgatgcaatggtacatttcaaaactattaagaaatgagtataattgtgatggatgtgttacttagttcagtgtaagcgtttcacattgtatattgaagcagtaccctgaaccccataaatgcatcaatgtacaagttatgatttaataaaaaataaaaaaaaaaagaagatacctgaagggacttgattaaattaaaaagctctgcacagtgAAAGAAATGATCACTAGAGTGAACAGACAAtctacagactgggagaaaatatttgcatgctttaCATCCAATTAAAGGCCAATAACCAGAGTCAACCAAGAACTcaagaaaagaagcaagaagacatcaaacaaccccattaaaaagtgagcaaaaggggtggcacctgtggctcaaggagtagggcgccagtcccatatgccagaggtgctgggttcaaatccagccccggccaaaaaccacaaaaaaaaaaaaaaaaaaaaaaaaaaagtgagcaaaagacatgaacagaagctgtTCAAAAGATAATAGGCTAAAggcaataaacacatgaaaaattattcattgttgtacgtggctcggcgcctgtatctcagcagctagggcgccagccacgtacaacacagctggcgggttcgatcccagcctgggcctgccaaacaacgacaactacaacaaaaaaaatagccgggcattgtagtggtcatctgtcatcccagctacttgggaggctgaggcaagagaattgcttaagcccaggagtttgaagttgctgtaaaatgtgacaccacagcacgctaccaagggcaacatagtaagactctgtctcaaaaaaaaaaaaaaaaagaagaaaaaaagaagaaatagtcattgcctctaatcatcagggaaatgcaaatcaaaaccacagtgagaaatCACCTAATTTTGGGAattgcttttatcaaaaagtcccaaaataagagatgctggtgtggatgcggagagaaaggaacatgtGTACACTGTTAGCGGGACTGCAAACaagtacaacctctttggaaagtagTACGGAGCTATTTCATAGAACTACCTCAAACGGTAAAACCAGCAaacccactactgggtatttacccaaagaaaaaaaaagtgatttttataaaaaaaaacactggatttgaatgtttatagcagcacaattcacagttacaaagatgtgaaaacaaccccagtgcccatcaatacatgagtagattaataaaatgtggtatacgcacaccatggagtattacctGGCCATAAaaaggtgaactaataccttctgtaacaacctggatggaaatggaaaccaTCCTCCTAAGTGGCGTgtcaaagaatggaaaaacaaataccacatgtgcaGTTCACTTTTAACATGGAAGTAAGTGATCAACACGCATGTGCACATAAGGGAGTCaaattcaatgaaaatcaagcaggTGGAAAGGCTGGGTGGgggatgagtaaattcacacctcaTAAGCACAATGCATACTACCCAGGGGATAGAGACAATTATAACCTtcactcaaactgtacaaaagtaacGCATGTAACCAAAATGTCTGTACTCCATAccactctgaaatttaaaaataaaataaaataggtgacattttactaaaaatactACTCTGAATACTAATACTGAGAAGTAAATAGTATACGTAAATAACATAAGCCAAAAGGGAAGCATCTTCATTAAGTTAGCTTTTAAATATAAGGACTGGTGTTTGGAAAATTAGGTTAATGTTTAAATAGAGAAATTTGTCATCCAGATTTTCAATTCAGATCTCAGTTGAGCTctacttatctttttcttttgtgagacagtctcaccctgtcaccccagctagagtgccatggcctcagcctagcttacaacaatgtcaaattcctgggctcagcctcccaagcagctggactacCAACATGCGCCACCagtcctggctaatttttctatttttagtagagatgggctttgatttgctcaggctggtttcgaactcctgacctcaaatgatcctcctgcctcagcctcccagagtgctaggattagaactgtgagccaccgtgccagcccAGCTCCTCTTCTAAAAGCAGCATCAGTATTAGTATGCTGGGAGACTACAATGATTGCAAAGTTCTATTAACTGTGGCAACACTCCTCCTTCAGGGATAAAACCGTCTTcctctcccaccagcagtgctatGAACCTGTTCTTGCTTGCTCTGCGTGGCCAGAAGGTACTGTTCATCGTGAGGGTCCTCAGGGTCACCCTGGGATCTGTGCTGCAAAGTCGTCATCTTCTGTCCAACAATTCCAAAAGTTGCTGGATAAAACAAAGCCATTGGAGCCTATGAATGGAAGGGAAAGAGTGATCAGCAAAAGACACTCCCTCCTGAAAAAAAAAGACCCACTGTGTTTTGTTCTTCTAAAACCAAAACTGCACATTAGATTCTTTAGGTGAGACTGGGCAGCACTCCCTTTTGGGgaggagcattttttctttcGTGCATGACAAGCCAAAACACTCAACTCGTCATCCAAATAAGTGGGTGTATGACACCATCTGAGAGAAGTcccaaagtaaatataaaataagttcCTCATAACCCAGTTTATAATCTCCTAATGGGCCTCTCTAACAACTCACTACCTAGTAGTTAAGATGCTCCTCAGCTCTGTTCTCCTCTGTTCTCTGTCACTGGCTTAAATGTTGGTTTAGTGGATAATTTTACAATCTGCTTATATTCTGACCTCACAATATTCCAGCAAGTACAAGTTCAATTTCACTGAACCTGTATGGCCTTCTTTCTACCCatggaaatatatatatctaCATGTTACCTGGAGTTTTTCATCTCCTAATCGAAACTGGTAAAGAAGGGCAGGAGAATCTGGATGTCGAATCTGAAACTCATGGTCCTGAAGCCCAGAGATGTCCTGAGTCCAGGAAAAGATGCTGTCAGTGAATCAGTAAAAATGATGTAAACTCTTCAAATTATGCATAAGCCTCTTAATTATCTAAATCGCACCTATAAAAAGGCCACcctacaactttcttttttttaagagacagttgcCTAGGCTGGAAGGCAaaggtgccatcacagctcactgcaacctagaaTTCTTgagtttaagggatcctcctgccttagcctcttaagtagctgggactatatgtgtgCATCACCACAACtaggtaatttttgttttttattttttgtagaaatagggtctcattaCTATTGCCCAGGCAGAActtgaactcttagcctcaagtgatcctcccatcatgacctcccaaagtgtgggattacaggtgcaagccaccatacACAGCCCACCCTACAACTTTTTAACACTCTCAGTATAACTTAATAAAACAAGAGTTCAATTACTGCTTTCCcatttaatatttctgaaatttccaCTGTctgcattgtttttgttttttttcactaCCAACATCAGTATAAGCAATGACCCAAATCAATAAGCAAATTCCCTTAATAACTGGAAAATTTATAGTGTCTTTAAGTTtcccaatatttttaaaatttagaattatattacctgaaaaaagtaaaaaataacaaagcccaaaataaaaaagtaaaaaagatagcAATCCATATATAACAATGATTAAATACTGACCGTTCATAACATTAAGAAAGTGTTTCAAATTATAACACTTAATTATATGCTGTACCTAAATATGTATCGGTTATATTCATTACACCTAAAAGATTATCTTCATACTTTATCAGAATGATGTGACTTGTAAAGAGAGCAATTTGCTTAACTCTTTCCTAAATAAATAAGCTGTGTTTTCCATAGCCTGAGATACACCTTCTTCACCTCTCTGACCTTACCAAAAAGCTCTGAGTCCCTAAGAGCTTCAGCTTTACGGATTTACCAACTTGGATTGAGAGGGTAGCAAAACgttgttaactttttatttttgattagagatgggggtttcgctcttgctcaggctgatctcggaattatgagctcaagcaatccacccatctcggactcccaaagtgctaggattacaggtgtgagctaccatgctcgGCCACTattaactttttttgttaaatttttaagtatcttttaaatatcttaatttttccCTAGAAACAAATTGATTTTGCTCCCACCTGATCTAAATGACAAAAAGTTTCTTTGAGGTGCTGCAGAAGAAGGCAATCCATTTTATTCGTTAACTGGCATTCTCTGTAAGGGAACCCAGCTCGCTGCATTAGCCAGTAAAAACATCTTGACACATCAGATCCCCCATATGCCAGACAGAGCCTAAGTTAAACAAAAAGGGCAGATGGTTAATCTCTTGGTTAAGAAGGTATAAAGGGTATTTTAAGAACTCATTAAGCACAGTGAAAACACAGCAAGTTTTGAGAAAAGCTTAGAGAAAACTATCAAGTAACTGAAGGTTTCTACAATTTGGAAAGGCCTCTCTGTTCTATTATGAAACCCTCGTCTAGCATTTTCTCCACACTTTGAGAGTAAGTGGCATTAGATAATTCAAACAATGGATGAGCCAAAATAATTCATACTGGGTTTTAGAATGCTTTGTAACTTGGGGTCGGAGGTAGCAAATTAACTGATCTCACAGACCGTCTGGCACCTCGTTCACATTTGTTTCTCTACCTTGAGATTCTAATTACCTACTATGGGGGAcaggaaaaaattaaagcatCCTCAGGGACAggaagaagacttttttttttttttgagacggagttgtagctctcagtagagtgctata
It contains:
- the ACTR8 gene encoding actin-related protein 8 isoform X3, which produces MVDQAIWSKKMSNGTRRIPVSPEQTRAYNKQMRPAILDHCSGNKWTNTSHHPEYLVGEEALYVNPLDCYNIHWPIRRGQLNIHSGPGGSLTAVLADIEVIWSHAIQKYLEIPLKDLKYYRCILLIPDIYNKQHVKELVNMILMKMGFSGIVVHQESVCATFGSGLSSTCIVDVGDQKTSVCCVEDGVSHRNTRLCLAYGGSDVSRCFYWLMQRAGFPYRECQLTNKMDCLLLQHLKETFCHLDQDISGLQDHEFQIRHPDSPALLYQFRLGDEKLQAPMALFYPATFGIVGQKMTTLQHRSQGDPEDPHDEQYLLATQSKQEQSAKATADRKSASKPIGFEGDLRGQSSDLPERLHSQEVDLGSSQGDCLMAGNDSEEALTALMSRKTAISLFEGKALGLDKAILHSIDCCSSDDTKKKMYSSILVVGGGLMFHKAQEFLQHRILNKMPPSFRRIIENVDVITRPKDMDPRLIAWKGGAVLACLDTTQELWIYQREWQRFGVRMLRERAAFVW
- the ACTR8 gene encoding actin-related protein 8 isoform X1, translating into MTQAEKGDAENGKEKGGEKEKEQRGVKRPIVPALVPESLQEQIQSNFIVVIHPGSTTLRIGRATDTLPVSVPHVIARRHKQQGQPLYKDSWLLREGLNKPESNEQRQNGLKMVDQAIWSKKMSNGTRRIPVSPEQTRAYNKQMRPAILDHCSGNKWTNTSHHPEYLVGEEALYVNPLDCYNIHWPIRRGQLNIHSGPGGSLTAVLADIEVIWSHAIQKYLEIPLKDLKYYRCILLIPDIYNKQHVKELVNMILMKMGFSGIVVHQESVCATFGSGLSSTCIVDVGDQKTSVCCVEDGVSHRNTRLCLAYGGSDVSRCFYWLMQRAGFPYRECQLTNKMDCLLLQHLKETFCHLDQDISGLQDHEFQIRHPDSPALLYQFRLGDEKLQAPMALFYPATFGIVGQKMTTLQHRSQGDPEDPHDEQYLLATQSKQEQSAKATADRKSASKPIGFEGDLRGQSSDLPERLHSQEVDLGSSQGDCLMAGNDSEEALTALMSRKTAISLFEGKALGLDKAILHSIDCCSSDDTKKKMYSSILVVGGGLMFHKAQEFLQHRILNKMPPSFRRIIENVDVITRPKDMDPRLIAWKGGAVLACLDTTQELWIYQREWQRFGVRMLRERAAFVW